Proteins from a single region of Hordeum vulgare subsp. vulgare chromosome 6H, MorexV3_pseudomolecules_assembly, whole genome shotgun sequence:
- the LOC123405355 gene encoding leucine-rich repeat extensin-like protein 5, translating to MAKSENIPRSPAPGFASPVPLLLLLQRNSRPFFSSPPQSGELPGPSDKTPGDRGPTHPRAASAPARTPPARPAHSTLRSGPARPLFAAPAVAAGATGHHWSWLRCKEARVSAAPSPPSDSASPSRTSRAKWLEGWPSPLRYRPDPSSTSPGAREASQDGFSVRMDPASGWIRDRIQGQVNDFLIDMFGDIKMWAFRGYFEGYGKFLHGYLSGAEFALVRIDQSLLDNEELVREVSDCKKIGEAFSSGYLIAWPSAFIREKDN from the exons ATGGCGAAATCTG AAAATATCCCCCGCAGTCCCGCACCCGGCTTCGCATCCCCAGTTCCCCTCCTCTTGCTCCTGCAAAGAAATAGCCGCCCCTTCTTCTCATCTCCCCCTCAGTCCGGCGAGCTCCCCGGCCCTTCCGACAAAACCCCCGGCGACCGCGGCCCAACCCACCCCCGTGCTGCTTCCGCGCCGGCACGCACGCCGCCCGCTCGCCCCGCGCACTCCACCCTACGCTCCGGCCCCGCCCGACCGCTCTTCGCCGCACCTGCTGTAGCCGCCGGCGCGACCGGCCACCACTGGTCGTGGCTGCGCTGCAAAGAAGCTAGGGTttccgccgcgccgtcgcctccgtcGGACTCCGCCTCCCCGTCGCGGACATCTCGGGCGAAATGGCTGGAGGGTTGGCCCTCTCCCCTTCGTTATCGACCAGATCCGTCAAGCACGTCTCCTGGCGCACGGGAAG CTTCCCAGGATGGATTCAGCGTGAGGATGGATCCTGCGTCAGGATGGATTCGAGATCGGATCCAAGGTCAG GTCAATGATTTCCTAATTGACATGTTTGGAGACATTAAGATGTGGGCGTTTAGAGGTTACTTCGAAGGTTACGGGAAATTTTTGCACGGATATCTTTCAG GTGCGGAATTTGCCCTTGTGCGCATAGATCaatctttgcttgataatgaggaGTTGGTAAGGGAAGTTTCCGATTGCAAGAAAATTGGTGAAGCATTCTCTTCAGGATACTTAATTGCATGGCCTTCAGCTTTT ATTCGAGAGAAGGATAATTGA